The Carnobacterium divergens nucleotide sequence CTGTGCCAGTAAAACCAAAATGCATAAACGTTGTTAGAGTCGTCATGCAAATACACATACCAAATACCATAAAAAATTGCATTGCAAAAATTTGCTTCATAATAGGTGCATCGGGTTTCACCATTTTACTTTGCATTGCTTTAGCAAATTTTCCAATTACGAAGAGATCTAATAAAAACCCAATGATAAAAATAGGGATAAATCCTTTTAAAATAGTTGTAACAGCCGTCCAGTTGAATCCTACTTGTAAAATGATGTTAAATGCACTCATTAAAAACACCATAACTCCACACATTAATCCTGTAAAAATAAGCTTTTCTCTTGTGTTCTGATACATCGTTCGTTAACCTCCAATTTTTTACTTGCCTATCTAGTGTATCAGTTTCAATTTTTCTTCATAAGTTAAGATTTCCTTAAGATTACTAGTAGTTAGCTCCAACAAAAAAACCGCTAAGTCCCGTGAGTACGAGATCTTAGCGGTTTTAAAAATAAGCTAGTGGTTAAAAGAACCCACCTTGGATATTCCATTTACGTTTAAAGTATAATTTTGCACCAAATGCTGCTGCTGCAACAATAAGATACCCAATTGGTGGCAGACTCATGTTAATTGACGCTGGTAAGAATGCCATTGAAGCTGTCATCAAGAACATCCACGCAAGCATGGCCACCCCAATAATTAAGATGTAACGGAAAAATCCGCCTTTTTTCTTCTCTTTCGCATAACGATTAGGTGCATTTTTAGAGATTAGTAAAATGACGATTCCCCCCGCAAGGAAGTTAATCAACAACGTAATAATGCCCATCTCTGCTCCTTGTTGTGCTTTTCCCCAAAGACTTGAAACTCCTGTAATTAAGGAAAGCAACGCAACCATCATTA carries:
- a CDS encoding DUF2798 domain-containing protein, with translation MYQNTREKLIFTGLMCGVMVFLMSAFNIILQVGFNWTAVTTILKGFIPIFIIGFLLDLFVIGKFAKAMQSKMVKPDAPIMKQIFAMQFFMVFGMCICMTTLTTFMHFGFTGTEVYQILAITIARNFVVALILQVFVAGPIVRNVAQRIY
- a CDS encoding DUF1129 domain-containing protein, producing the protein MEHEELVNVKAENEALQAKLTKRNEQYMMGLDKALTAANLSEERKTEIYSEMLPHLVEGQKTGQTARQIYGTVTEQTSALLDGPRKATAPVGQSKDWMIALDGGLMMVALLSLITGVSSLWGKAQQGAEMGIITLLINFLAGGIVILLISKNAPNRYAKEKKKGGFFRYILIIGVAMLAWMFLMTASMAFLPASINMSLPPIGYLIVAAAAFGAKLYFKRKWNIQGGFF